In the genome of Blastocatellia bacterium, one region contains:
- a CDS encoding cytochrome c, with amino-acid sequence MKQQPRRFLRVILLVLGGAGLFVLGSFVSCMMPMMGMMGMDDKKDQGMMNQGHMKEMMQQMMGGLLPPGIKAQDLPDPESQGAKALNTYCTQCHSLPSPRMHTAEDWPRVAGRMLARERMMAGMRGMMMRVKAPTPQDEEALLQYLKTHAMHALAPGTIPAPDSPGAALFLQTCAQCHGLPDPKQHTASEWQLVVERMRQNMIAMGRREITDQEAKDIAAYLEFASR; translated from the coding sequence ATGAAGCAGCAACCCAGGCGATTCTTGAGAGTGATTCTTTTGGTCCTCGGTGGTGCGGGTTTGTTTGTGCTGGGTTCGTTTGTCTCCTGCATGATGCCCATGATGGGGATGATGGGCATGGACGACAAGAAAGATCAGGGCATGATGAACCAGGGGCACATGAAGGAGATGATGCAACAGATGATGGGCGGGCTGTTGCCGCCGGGCATCAAGGCCCAAGATCTTCCGGACCCGGAAAGCCAAGGTGCGAAAGCCCTGAACACCTACTGCACGCAATGTCACAGTCTTCCCAGTCCGCGCATGCATACAGCGGAAGACTGGCCTCGCGTGGCCGGCCGCATGCTCGCTCGGGAGCGGATGATGGCCGGCATGCGCGGCATGATGATGCGGGTGAAAGCCCCGACACCGCAGGATGAGGAAGCGTTACTGCAATATCTGAAGACCCACGCCATGCACGCGTTGGCTCCGGGTACGATTCCCGCACCGGATTCACCAGGCGCCGCTCTGTTTCTCCAGACCTGCGCGCAATGCCATGGCCTCCCTGACCCAAAGCAACATACGGCCTCAGAGTGGCAACTCGTGGTGGAGCGAATGCGGCAGAACATGATCGCAATGGGGCGGAGGGAGATCACTGATCAGGAGGCCAAAGACATTGCTGCGTATTTGGAGTTCGCTTCTCGCTGA